AATGTCGAGAAATACCATATAAGAGGAATTAAGTGAAGAAAACTTCTTACGGAACGGGGTCATAGCCACTTCCACCCCACGGGTGACAGCGGAGAATACGCTTGATGCTCAGCAATAGTCCTTTGCCCGGGCCATATTTACGTAAGGCTTCGATGGCATAGGACGAACATGAGGGGGTAAACCGGCATGAAGGCGGTGTAAGCGGCGATATAAACCGCTTGTAGAAGAAAATGGGGAGCAGTAAGAGTTGCACGAGAAAAGCCTTGATCAGTCGCATCGTATTTACTCGTTTTTCAAAGCCGATGAAGGTACATTTCCGGCAATTCTGATCAGACTCTTTTGCATCGCTCTCTCCACTGTACGAAAGTCAGGAAGTTCATCCGATACTACCATAAATGCAATAGTAGCATAGATCTGTCTCTCTTGGAGGACATCGTTCAGAAGGTGTTTGTTGAGCCGATAAGCCTCCCTGACCAAACGCTTGACCCTATTGCGCTTCACGGCTCGCCTAAACCTTTTCTTTGCTACGCTTACCAGCATGGAGGAATATGCAGCCCGATGCTCCGATCCCAGACGGTAGACTACGCGTAGAGGATAAACGACAAACGCCTTGCCTTCGCCAAAGACCGTATTGATTTCATCGCGAAGATAGAGGCGTTCGCTTTTGGATAGGCCGAATGTAGCCGGAGAGGTCATTTCCCGTTGAGGTAATCCTCCAATGCCATAGCCATAGAAGGATATTGCTCGGTCGGCGCAGACAGATCGAGCCGCAGACCTGCTTCTTCGACGGCCTTGGCTGTCGTGGGACCGAAAGCTCCGATCTTGGTCTTACCCTGCTCGAATTTGGGGAAGTTTTTCAGCAAGGCCGTAATACCCGAAGGGCTGAAAAATAATATCATATCATGGTCCAATGCCTCATCCGGTCCGAAATCATTGCTGACCGTACGATACATAATGGCCGGACTGAAACTTACCTTTTTAGCCGTAAGCATATCCAGCAAATCATGCTTATGCTCTTCTGCCAAGGGGACGAAGTAGGTTTCTTTGTTATGTTTGCTGATAACCGTCAGGAGATCTTCCAGTTTGCCCGTCGCTCCGAAAAAAATCTTCCGTTTGCGATAAACGATATGCTTCTGCAGGTACACTGCTACCGATTCACTTACGCAGAAGTACTTCATCGTCTCAGGTACGGTGACTCTCAATTCTTCGCACAAACTGAAAAAATGGTCGATAGCTGTACGTGCAGTGAAGATGATGGCCGAATGGTCCAGAATATTCACTTTCTGATTGCGAAATTCTCTCGCACTGACGGACTCTACTTGGATGAAAGGACGAAACACGACCTCACAGCCATGTTTCTGAGCAATATCGTAATAAGGCGACCTACCCGCTACGGGTTGTGGCTGTGAAATGAGTATCTTCTTTACTTTTACTGCCATAGAGCCATTATCTCTTTATTGTTTACCGACCACTCCAATAAGGCAATCAAGTAAACCAACGGTAAAATTTCGTGGGCACAAAGGTACAAAGAAAGGTGGAAAAAACCTACTTCCCTGATCGAGAAGAATCGTATCGTTTTAGCGATAAGCACTAATCTCCACAGCACGAAAATAGCTGGTAACAAGTAGCTTAGCCAATATAATTGTGGCATATAAAGATAGATGACCGCAACGGGAAAAAGGAGCATCCCCCACATCCATTCGAGCAACGCATAACCCCCTCTCCAGATCATCTTAGTCTCACGATCGGCAAAGAAATAGCACCACAAGGCATAAAACATCCTCCACAGCCAAAAGACAAAACAGAACAGGAAGAAGAGCAAAGCCAAGAAAAAAAGGCTTTCCCACAAATCGAAATCGGTGAGTTGCCCCTTGTCGTCCAATATGAGGAAACAACAGATCGAGAGCAACAATGTGCTTTGGATTCGGCCAATAAAGACAAAAAGCCGATAACTGATATACCGTGGCATACGGGCCAGAAAGACTCGCTCCTGACCATACAAAACGGCATTGGACAAGCGGAGGAAAAAGTGTGGAATACGGGTTGCGACCAAACCGAGGGCACTGAATAGCAAGAGTATCAGGCTGATCAATACGTCGTATATGATCTGTCCGGTCCAAAAAGGTAGTCCTGTCATCGCCTTTTCCTCATTGATTATTCTTCGACTCAGCAGCCACTCCCTGCCGGTCAGGATTTGCCCGAAGCGTCGTTGCGATTGTTCTTCTTCCGAATCAGCTCTCCTATAAGGCCGGCACCTACGGCCCCGATAGCGATCCAGAGAGCCTCCATCTTGCTACTCAAAAGGCCTGCCCAAATCAGGATGAGACCAATGAAAAAGACAAGCAATCCAAAGATCAAGGATGCAATCGTGTGCGCCAGTATTTTACGTCTTTTGTTCCTGTCCATCTGTTTTTCCGATTTATCCTGTCTCAATGATACTAAAATTCGGAAGTGAAGTGGAAACGTATATCGGGGAAATCCTGCTGCGCCATATTCAGCACATAGCCGGAGTCGGCCAAATATACATCTCTCCCGGCAATATCTTTTGCCATATACTGCGCTTTTCGCTTCTTGAATGCCTCCAAAGCCTCCGGCTTGTCACTGTCTATCCAGCAGGCTTTGTACAGGCTGATCGGTTCCCAACGACACTGCGCTCCGTATTCATGCAGCAGACGGTATTGGATCACTTCGAACTGTAGCTGCCCCACGGTCCCGATAATCTTGCGCCCGTTGAACTGATTGGTGAATAGCTGTGCCACCCCTTCGCCCATGAGCTGGTCGATCCCTTTGGCCAGTTGCTTGGCTTTCATCGGATCCTGATTTTCAATGTACTTGAATAGCTCCGGCGAGAAGCTTGGCAAACCGCGGAAATGAAGCTCTTCGCCGGCTGTCAGCGTATCTCCAATCTGAAAATTGCCGGTATCGGGCAGACCGATAATATCACCGGCATAGGCTTCATCCACCGTCTCCTTGCGCTGCGCCATAAAAGCCGTAGGACTGCTGAATCGGAACTGTTTGCCGAGGCGGATATGCTTGTAGTTCGTATTTCGTTCGAACCGACCGGAACAAATCTTGACGAAAGCAATACAGCTGCGATGGTTGGGATCCATGTTGGCATGTATCTTGAAAACAAAACCCGTAAATTCCTCCTCGTGCGGATCCACTTTCCTCTCCACTGCAGCCACCGGCTGGGGAGAAGGGGCAATCTCGACGAAGCAGTTCAGCAGCTCCTGCACACCGAAGTTGTTGAGTGCCGAACCGAAAAACACCGGAGCAAGCTGTCCGGCCAGATATTCCTCTTTGTCGAAAGGCTGATAAACACCATCGATCAATTCGATGTCCGCACGCAACTTCTCAGCTTGAGTGTCTCCGATGTATTGTTCCAATTCGGGCGAACTCAGATCCTTGAAAGCCACGCTCTCCGTGATACGCTGCTTGTCCGGGGTAAAGAGATTCAGCTCCTCCTCGTATATGTTGTACACGCCTTTGAATCGGGCACCCATATCGATAGGCCAGGAGAGTGGCCGCACACGGATCTGAAGCTCTTCCTCCACCTCGTCCAGCAGATCGAAGGGATCCTGTCCCTCACGGTCCAGCTTATTGATGAAGACGATAACGGGAGTCTTGCGCATACGACAAACTTCCATCAGCTTGCGCGTCTGCGTCTCGACCCCCTTGGCGCAGTCGATGACGATGATCACACTGTCCACAGCAGTAAGCGTGCGGAATGTATCTTCTGCAAAATCTTGGTGACCGGGAGTGTCGAGGATGTTGATTTTATAGTCCTTGTAGTTGAATCCCATGACGGACGTTGCCACCGATATACCACGCTGACGCTCTATCTCCATCCAGTCGCTGGTAGCCGTTTTCTTTATCTTGTTGCTTTTGACCGCTCCTGCCACATGAATGGCACCTCCGAAGAGCAAGAGTTTTTCCGTCAGAGTCGTTTTCCCCGCATCCGGATGACTGATAATGGCGAAGGTCCGCCGAGTGTTGATTTCTTCCGTGTAAGCACTCATATTCTGCTGATTCTATTTAGGTCGCAAAGGTAGTCAAACTTGTCCGTAGGGCAGGAAACGGCCTTTTTTATTCTCTCGCAAGGAACATTTAGGATTCCTTTGCAAGGAGCCTTTTACTCCATTTGCATGCCGATAGAAACTTGCTTTCAGCAAGCATTTATATACACGGATAGAGACTACGGTTCCTTTGTAAAGCCCTTTGACGAATGATTAAATGACAATGAATAACTACACTCAGCTCCTATATTGAGACCATCCCTGAATCCATCGCAGCGATGCACTTGATACCGGAATAGGCAAAACAAATGCCGGCAGATAGGTATTATACTACAGACTGCAAAGGGATATATTTGCAGCTGTAACTTTTTTTTCAACAGAACCAATTATAAAGAGATCGGAGCGCGAGATGGTAAGAAATCCGGAAGAAGTACTCGAACAGACCTACAGCATGGCTGCAGGCAAATATGCCAAGACATGGTATCAGATATTTTGGTTGGGCATCATGGCCGGAGCATACATTGCTATCGGAGGCTTTTTGTCCCTGTTGGTAGGTAAAGGTTTTCCCGAGATGGCAGAAGCCAATCCGGGGTTGGCCAAACTGCTGAGTGGGGCGATGTTCCCCGTCGGCTTGATTCTTGTGGTGCTCACCGGAGCCGAGTTATTCACCAGCAATAATGCCGTACTGATTCCTGCCGCCGTCAAAAGTCGCATCCCGCGCCTCTTCCCACTCAAGCTCTGGTCGGTGGTCTATGTGGCCAACTTTATCGGTGCTTTCCTTTTTACCTATTTCCTTGTCCATTTGGCCGGCTTCACCGATGCGGATCCTTGGCATAGTGCCATCGTCCATCTGTCGGAAGACAAAACCTCCCTGCCTTTTCACGTAGCATTTCTTAGGGGAATCGGTGCCAACTGGTTGGTTTGTCTGGCCGTCTGGCTGGGACTTTCGGCTCATGACTTTACGGGCAAAATGTTCGGTATCTGGTGGCCGGTGATGGCATTCGTGGCTATGGGATTCGAACACTCCATTGCCAATATGTTCTATATTCCACTCGGCATACTGCAAGGGGCCTCCGTCAGCTGGGGCAGCTTCGTGATCGACAATCTGCTGCCCGTCACCATCGGAAATATCGTCGGCGGTGCACTCTTTGTCGGCTTCTTCCACGTCCATATATTCGATAGAGGAGGAAAGTAGAAAAAAGGCTTTGCTCCAAGTGGCATATCAGACACCATCTTGCCTGATGTTTCAAGAGAGAATTGGCTGAAAAAAAGCTGACGGCTTACCGGAGCTATTCTCCACCGATACGAAAACGAATCGCTCCGGACTCATCGATCAGCAGGAGTTCTAATTCGGCCGATGGTACCGATGGGCGGCAAGTTTCCCAAGATCGTTCGGCAATCTTTCGTAGCAGTCGATCGCTGTCCTCCGCACTCGGCATAGTCCATAGCTCACGAGCCAAATTCAGGCTGTCTATTATGGCATGGATGTCTTCCGAACAACCTGCCTGACGAGCCAGTTCGTGCAGGAAATCCCGATTCATCACTACCTTTTTACTGTGCGTATCCAGATAGCCTTCGGCGAGTTTCACTGCTTTGCCGAGCATGATTCCTACCGTTACCGAACGGACGGAAGGGAAGGAAGCTACACAACTGAGTGATTCGCCGACGAAATTGCCATACTGCACAAAGGCCTGTGGAATGAGTGCCGGATAGGCTCCTTTTACATAACGCTCACTCTTGGCTCCCGAATTGAGGACGATATGATCGGCTCCCAAGGCGGTGGCAATACCCACTTGCTTGCGGATGGCACCAACGAATGCTTCGGCCGAAAAAGGTTTCACTACTCCCGATGTTCCGATAATAGAGATGCCGTCCCGTATGCCGAGTCGGGGATTGAATGTCTGGGTGGCAGCCTTTCGGCCTTCGGGTACGCTAATCGTAATATCCACACCTCCCTGCGCATAGAGTCGGCGTACCTCTGCTGTCATCATTCGTCGTGGTACGAGGTTGATAGCCGGGCCTCCGACCTCCAGACCGAGGCCGGGGAGCGTCACTACCCCCACCCCTTCACCCTGCAGGAAGCGGACTTCCTCATGTTCGGGATTGAGCCTGATCGTAGCGCATACCGCCATGCCATTGGTCACATCCGGATCATCACCTGCATCTTTCAGGACTGCGGATACGACAGCATCTTCTTCCTCTCGAATTTCCGCTATGGGCAGACTGACTATTTCGCCCGAAGGCAATTCTACGGGAGCTTCGGCAAGAGAGCCAAGCCCCATCAATCGGTACATGGCTGCTACTACTGCAGCGGTAGCTGTGGTGCCAGTAGTGAATCCGCTTCGGAGTGAAAAGAATCCCGGCACGAGGCGTTCTACCGCCCGTCTCAAACCGACAGGCCCGCCTACGGGAATGAATGAAGGAGGCAAAGGGGGACGTACGACGGCATATATACGGATGCCCATCCGTCGGGCAGCTTCTATCTTTTCTCGGAAGTAACCGCTCTCTCCGCTTTCTTTTGTGATAATGGCATCGGGGCGAACGGCTTGCATCAGCTCCTCGTCCGCATGCGGTTCGAAGAAAACGATGCGCTCCGCAGGAAAGCCGTTCTTCTCTGCCAAAGCAACCGATTCGTCTCGCTTCAATATGCGGCAAAAGGTGGTGCGCTCTTTCCAGAAAGCAGCCAGCTTGGGGATTGTATTCACTCCTGTGAGCATCAGCAGACGCTGCACGCCATCGCCAAGCATCCGCTCGGCAGCCGTATCGTAGTTTGCACACCAGACGATACCTTCTTCGCGTGGAGGGTATTGTCTCTCGTATCTTACTACGGGGATACCTGTTTGTTCAGTGGCTTCTGCCACTGAAGTGTGCAATTCTTCGGCGAAAGGATGAGCGGCGTCCACGATCAGTCGGATCTCTTCTTTCCGACAAAACGAAACCATGTCGGCAACCGTCATGGCTCCTGTCAGACGATGGCCGTGGCTGCACCGGATCTCTTGCAGATTGCCTTTGGTGGAGTAGAAAAACGGACTTCCCGCTTCATCCAGCACGCGAGCTGCTGCACGGCCTTCCGTAGTACCGCCGAAGAGTAGGATCATGTGCGGAAGAGGTGTTTGAATTCGTCGGCATACAACCGCGACAGCCCTTCTCGATTGTCTATGGCTTCTCCCACGACTATCGTCGTTGTCAGGGTCAGGTTGTTCCCTTTTACGATTTCTGCCAAATGCCGGAGCGTACCTCGGAAGATTTTTTCATCCGGCCAGGTCAGTCGATAGCAGGCCGCTACAGGCGTGTCGGGAGAGTAGTGCATCATCAGTTCGCGCTGTACATCGTCCACGATGCCGGCACTAAGGAAGATACACATGGTGCTTTGGGACTGTGCCAGCAGATGGAGCTTCTCTTTCTCCGGCATGGGAGTGCGCCCTTCGCCACGGGTGAGGATAATGGTTTGTGTACGTTCGGGAATGGTAAACTGTGAGCGCAGAGCTGCGGCCGCAGCTTGAAACGAGGAGATACCCGGCGTGATATGATAGCGCATGCCGTAGTGGTCGAAGAGTGCCATTTGCTCTTGGATAGCACCGTAGATGCAGGGATCGCCCGTATGCAGGCGTACCACTAATTTGCCTCGGCGGTAAAAGTCCGACATGATCTCGAACTGTTCTTGCAGATTCATCGCAGCCGAACTTCTGACCGTGGCACCGGCTTTGGCACAAGCAGTCAGTTCGCGAGGGACAAGGCTGCCGGCATAGAGAATCAGATCGGCCTTTTCCAAGAACTGTCTGCCTCGCACCGATACCAGATCGGGATCGCCCGGACCCGCTCCCACTATTTCGATATGGCCGGCACGGGTGGAGTCGGCTGTCTGTGCCACGGCAAAGGTAAAATCGTTACCCTCCGATAGCTGCCCTTTCTGCTTCTCTATCACAAGACTTCCCATATCCGCTGCTTTCCGCGCCGAGGCTTCGGCTACTCCGTAGCAACCCGTAACGGCAAATACCTTTTCCGAGGGGTTGGCTACTCCCACCGGCTGTAGGTCTTGTCCCGTATATATATGTAGCGGTATCCCTCCGAGACGATGTACGAGATCGGCCACAAGCGGCTCTTCGGTTTTGATGTCGATGGTGGCTATCCGGCCGATGGCTTCGGGGGCATACCCCAATCGCCGTATTTCAGAGAAGATGTGCTTCGCAATACCTTCGGGGGCGCATAGCCTGCGACAACCTATTCCGATCGTAAGAACGGGAGGATAGTAGCAGATCATCGGCAACCGGCTCTCCAAGTGCCGGGCAGAAACAACCAAAAGGAGGTCGAACTCCGCCTGATCGACAGCATCGAATGAGTAGAAAAGGCGGACATGAGGCGGACAAGACCTTTCCAAAAAATCTTCTCCTCGCCCCGAAGTCTCCAATACCAATGCCGTACGTGCTCCCCCCACGAAGAGCGAAATGGGACGATTCATGTCGCCTGTATTGGAAACGGCTTTCCATCCATAGGTCGAAGCCAGCGTATCCAATGCCCAGAGTCCTGTTCGGTCGCTTTGGGTGGTGACCACCGGTTCGCCACCGATGGCAGAGGCGATCAGGCGTGTCAGATCGTTAGCTCCACCCACATGACCGCTCAGAACGGAAACCACGTACCTGCCCGTGCTGTCTACGTTCACTACGGCCGGATCATGATGTTTGTCCGCTACATAAGGCGCGATGCTCCTTATACAGATTCCCATGGCACCGATGAAAACCCAAGCATCGTATCGGGCAAAAGATTCGGCCATCAGCTCCGCAATGGAAGAGACGCAGGAAACATCCTCTGTGCAGTCGGTAAAACTCGTGCCGACGGCAAAAATCTCTTTCTCTCCCGATAGTTCGGATGCAATGGTCCACGCCAATGCCAGACCGGCAGCGGATACACAAATTATGGCAGTATGATTCGGTTTCGACATGATTGGGTAGTGTCTATTCTTTTTTTCTTGCTTGGAGTATGTCGATAGGATTGTTGCCGTCAGCCGTCAGTCGGATGGATGAGAGCAGCTCCATCCCACAGACTTCTATTCCGGTCAGGAAGAGGTGCCGACTCTCTTCCGATACGGAGTTGAATACCAGCAGGCCGCCCTTTGTCATAACGCTGTGCACCTTGGCAATCATTTCTACAAGACGGCCTCCGTGACCGCCGATAAAAACGGCATCGGGCGGAGCGAGGGAAGAAATATCCTCCTCCATAAAATCTCCGATCCGGTAGGCTATGCCGGGTGCACCGAAGCGGCGACTGTTCACAGCCATCAGTTCGGCCCCTTCGGGACGGATCTCAAACGCAGTGATATGCAAATGAGGAAAGTTCAATTTGGCTTCGATGGAAACGGATCCCGTACAAAAACCTATATCCCAAAAGGATGAGGCTCGGTGCAGTTCGAGACAACTGAGCGAAACGAGTCGGAACGGCATCTTCGTAATCATCTTCGTTCGCCCGTTGAGCGGCATGAAAGCACTTTCGGACAGTCCGAGCGGAGCACGACTGCAAACGAATGGCCGAGTAGCCGAGAGTATCACGCAGTTGGGGCGTTCGAAGTCGCGATCGGCTGCCTCCTGCAGGGAGAGCGTGTCCAAGCATTGCTCTTGGGGGTTTCCCATCCGAGTACCTACGGACATGGTATAGTCCTCATAGCCGTAATCGAGCATTCGCATTGCGATAGCGGAGGGGGTATGCTCGTGGTCGGTCAGAATGCCGATCTTCTCTGCCCGCTCGATCAGTGCCCGGTCGAACTCATGCCATGGCCTGCCCGTAAGCGATACGATACGCATATCGTGGTACGGCATGCAAAGAGCATGAGCAAGCATCTGCAAGCTGTTGAACGTGGGATAGACCGTAACCTCAGCATCGGGTAGCCGATTCATCACCGTATTGGCAAAGCCGAAGAAAAGCGGATCCCCCGAAGCGAAAACAACTATCTCCTCAAACTCCCGATAACGGGCAAATACATCATCCAGCGGTACTGTAATATCTATCCACTCGGCATCCGCAGGGAGTAGTCCGCGCACGATCTCATGATGCCGTTTACCTCCGCTGAATACCTTGCCGGAAGCAATAGCTGTCATAGCCGCAGGAGGGAAGAAAGGATGGGGGTCATCGCTCATCCCGAGTATGACGAATCGCTGTCGCCGTATCTGAGGAGAAGCTCCTCCGTAAGTAGCTTCACACATCGCGCCCCGGTCTGAGTTGTTCGGCATCGTTATAGCAGAGTATGGCATTGACCAGCGTGGCAGCCAGATTGCTGCCGCCTTTACGGCCTTCGACGATAATCTTCGGAATGGAGCGGAACGGCTTCACGGCATGTTTGGATTCCTGTACGTGGACGAATCCGACCGGTGCCGCAATGATCCCGGCCGGAGAGGCTTTGCCTCGACGGATCAGATCGGCCACTTCCTGTAAGGCTGTGGGTGCATTGCCGAAGGCGAAAAGAGCATCGGGGTGCTCCTCCACGGCCAGGCGTATGCCTGCCTGCGTTCGGGTGATGCCGTGACGAGCGGCCAGTTCTGCCACGCGCGGATCATGCAGATAGCATTTGGCCTCCACACCCAGACGCTCCTGTGCCCCCTTGCGAATACCGGAGGTAACCATGGTCACATCTGTGACAATCGTGCGCAGCCGTCCGGCTTCGATCATTTCATACAGAGAAGCCACCGCACCGGCATCCGTGTAGAGTATATTCTCCATATCGAAGTCCGCTGTGGTATGAATGGCATGGAGCAAAGCCCACTTGTGGTCTAAAGGCCAATCCTGACGGTGCAGCTCTTTCTCGATCGTGCGGAAACTCTTGATCATAATCTCCTGCCCGATACCTTTGGCTTCGATCTCTTCTTCGGGGTAGTAGCCGCGAGGGGTGATAAAGTGCCCTTCGTAGCAGTACGACTGCGAATTGCCTACGAGTACGACAGTGAACATATCCACCACTTCGGGATCGAATTCGCCGAGAGTCGTCACCGTCACCTGCTCCTCTTCCCGACCTGCCTGACGGACAAGTCCGACGGGCGTATCGGCCGAACGATACTGCATGAAGATCTCTACGAAACGATAGAGCTGCCAGTATCGGCCCTCGCTCTTAGGATTGTATATAGCTGTGACGAAGTCTGCGGAGGCTGCTGCCACTATGCGCTTTTCGATGATCGGCCAAGGGGTCATCAGATCGCTCAGCGAGATCAGGCAGAGGTCGTGACCGATGGGAGCACCCAGCAGCGAAGCCGCTTTCTGAAAAGCACTGATGCCGGGCAGCACTTCGATGTCCATCTCCACGCCTTTGGCTCGTTTCATTTCATATATAAGAGGAGCCATACCGTAGATGCCGGCATCGCCGGAGCTGATCACGCAGACCGTCTTGCCGCTGAGGGCATACCCGAATGCTTCCTCGGCACGCTGCCGCTCCTTCTTCATGCCGGTATCCACGCAGTGGGTATCCGGACGGAGATAAGGTTCGATAAAACGGAAATAGTATTTATAGCCGACGACTACGTCGGACCGGCCGATAGCCGATAGCACTGCAGGAGTAATATCCGATGCTCCTCCCGGACCGATGCCGGCTACGATGATTCGTGCTCGATTCATTTTGCTGAAAACAGATGAAGGTATTGGAAGAATGGAGATGGCGGGCGAATAGTGTTCGCCTGCGCTCCCCACAAAAGTAAAGAAATAAGACATGCAGCCATAACGCCCCGACATCGATCCGATCGCGCCAATGTCTATAGCCTGCTGTCATGGAAACACGAACCAAAAATGCGCCGATTGCGGCGCGTGTTTTCTGAAAAAATGGCGCGAGAATTGTTTCGTTGTGGCGTGAGAATTTTTCATTTCCCGAACCAGAAGCAAAAAATTTACGCGCCACGTTTTGAGGAGCGACGAACACAAAAATTCCGGCGCGTAAACCGATCCCGATATAAGCCGATGTGTCAATGCTCTTTGGTTTGAGTTCGGTATCGGAAGAGAGTAATAGTAGTATCGGATGAGGTAACGCTTCGGATCGTCGATGGGGTGCTGAAAGGATGAGATTCGGGGAAGGGCAAAAAAATTGCTCTATCGGATGACAGATTCCGGTTTGTTCTGCGTCTCGTAAATAAAGACCTTTGCAACGGAGGTCCTGTCCCGATTACTTAAGCATGGAAGTAGAAGCATTCGCCCATAGCGTAGCCCCTTTGGCCCCTCGACTCAAACGAGTGGCATATAGCATCCTCGACGACGAGGAAGCTGCGGCCGACGTGTCGCAAGAGGCTCTGATGCGTCTGTGGATCAACCGAGAGCGGCTGGGCGGATACGACAGCATCGAAGCAGTGGCTGTGACCACTGCTCGGCGAATAGCCTTGGATATGCTCCGCAAAG
This genomic stretch from Porphyromonas gingivalis ATCC 33277 harbors:
- a CDS encoding bifunctional cobalt-precorrin-7 (C(5))-methyltransferase/cobalt-precorrin-6B (C(15))-methyltransferase yields the protein MCEATYGGASPQIRRQRFVILGMSDDPHPFFPPAAMTAIASGKVFSGGKRHHEIVRGLLPADAEWIDITVPLDDVFARYREFEEIVVFASGDPLFFGFANTVMNRLPDAEVTVYPTFNSLQMLAHALCMPYHDMRIVSLTGRPWHEFDRALIERAEKIGILTDHEHTPSAIAMRMLDYGYEDYTMSVGTRMGNPQEQCLDTLSLQEAADRDFERPNCVILSATRPFVCSRAPLGLSESAFMPLNGRTKMITKMPFRLVSLSCLELHRASSFWDIGFCTGSVSIEAKLNFPHLHITAFEIRPEGAELMAVNSRRFGAPGIAYRIGDFMEEDISSLAPPDAVFIGGHGGRLVEMIAKVHSVMTKGGLLVFNSVSEESRHLFLTGIEVCGMELLSSIRLTADGNNPIDILQARKKE
- a CDS encoding DUF1661 domain-containing protein, with translation MKNSHATTKQFSRHFFRKHAPQSAHFWFVFP
- the cobJ gene encoding precorrin-3B C(17)-methyltransferase; this translates as MNRARIIVAGIGPGGASDITPAVLSAIGRSDVVVGYKYYFRFIEPYLRPDTHCVDTGMKKERQRAEEAFGYALSGKTVCVISSGDAGIYGMAPLIYEMKRAKGVEMDIEVLPGISAFQKAASLLGAPIGHDLCLISLSDLMTPWPIIEKRIVAAASADFVTAIYNPKSEGRYWQLYRFVEIFMQYRSADTPVGLVRQAGREEEQVTVTTLGEFDPEVVDMFTVVLVGNSQSYCYEGHFITPRGYYPEEEIEAKGIGQEIMIKSFRTIEKELHRQDWPLDHKWALLHAIHTTADFDMENILYTDAGAVASLYEMIEAGRLRTIVTDVTMVTSGIRKGAQERLGVEAKCYLHDPRVAELAARHGITRTQAGIRLAVEEHPDALFAFGNAPTALQEVADLIRRGKASPAGIIAAPVGFVHVQESKHAVKPFRSIPKIIVEGRKGGSNLAATLVNAILCYNDAEQLRPGRDV